In uncultured Methanobrevibacter sp., the genomic window GAGAAAAATTATTCTCCATCAGCATATTTATTTAAAGATTTTACATTGATTTCATTATTTTGCACAGCTTCAATAGCATTTAAAGCTGCCCTAGCACCAGCCAATGTGGTAACATAAGGTATTCCAAGCTCAATAGCCAATCTTCTGATGATGTAACCATCCTGAGCAGATTGTTTACCTTCAGAAGTGTTAATAATTAAATCAACTTCATTATTTAAAATTGCATCTCTGATGTTAGGTGATCCCTGTGATACTTTTAATACTTTTTGAACATCATCAAGTCCAGTAGAATCACCAGTACCTTCAGTAGCCATTATTTTAAATCCTAAATTAGCGGCTTTATCTGCAATAGGTCTGATTTTTTTCTTATCCAATTCTTTAACACTCATAAATATTGTACCTTCCTGAGGCAATTCCATACCTGCAGAAAGCTGTGATTTATAGAATGCCATTCCAAAGTTTTCATCAATACCTATACTTTCACCAGTAGATTTCATCTCAGGACCTAAAACAGTGTCTGATTCAGGTAATTTCAAGAATGGGAATACTGATTCTTTTACAGCTACATGGTCTATTTTAATTTCTTTAGTTAAACCGAAGTCTTTTAATTTAGCACCATGCATAATCCATGTTGCAACTTTAGCTAAAGGAACACCAATTGCTTTACTTACAAATGGAACTGTCCTACTTGCACGAGGGTTAGCTTCAATAATGTAAACCATTTCTTCATCAAGTTTAACTGCATATTGAATATTCATTAAACCTTTGACATCAAGTTCTAAAGCTAATTTTCTTGAATTTTCACGAATAGTATCCAAAATATGTACAGGAATAGTTTGAGGAGGTATTACACATGCAGAATCTCCAGAGTGAACACCAGCTTCCTCAATGTGTTCCATAATACCTGCAATAAATACGTCTTCACCATCACATAAAATATCAACATCAAGCTCAATAGCATCTTCCAAGAACTTATCAACTAAAATCGGATGTTCCGGTGAAACTTTTACAGCTTCTTTCATATATTCTTCAAGTTCATTGTTATCATAAACAATTTCCATAGCTCTTCCACCAATAACATATGAAGGACGGACTAAAACCGGAAATGTAATTCTTTCTGCTATTTCACGTGCTTCATCAAATGAATTAGCGGTTCCGTATGGGGCTTGGTGAATATGTAATTTTTCTAAAAGGTCTGCGAATAATTCTCTGTCTTCAACCCTATCAATACTTTCATATGGAGTTCCTAAAATTTTAACACCTGCGTTTGCAAGAGGAACTGCTAAATTGATAGATGTTTGTCCTCCAAACTGTACAATGACCCCATCAGGTTTTTCTTGCTCAATAACACCCATCACATCTTCAAATGTCAATGGTTCAAAGAACAGTTTATCAGATATGTCATAATCAGTACTTACAGTTTCAGGATTGTTATTGATTAAAATTGTTTCAATTCCATCTTCTTTTAATGCAAGTGAAGAATGTACACAGCAGTAATCAAATTCAATACCCTGACCAATTCTGATTGGTCCTGCACCAAGAATGACAACTTTCTTTTTAGTGGTTGATACGAGTTCATTTCCGACATCATAGCTACTGTAGTAGTATGGTGTTTTTGCTTCAAACTCTGCAGCACATGTATCTACCATCTTATATGATTGTTTAATGTTGTATCTTGAAAGTAAGTTTCTTACATACTCTTCGGTTTGGTCAGCTAAATCTGCCAATCTTTTATTTGAAAATCCGAGCTGTTTTGCTTTTCTTAAGTAATATTCATCATTTAATTTTTCACAGGTAACATCATTTTCAAAGTTTACGATGTTTCTGATTTTATATAAGAAGAAATTATCAATTTTAGTAAGTTCCCTGATTTTATCTATGTCCATTCCATCTTTTATTGCGGAATAAATTTGGAAGTAAATCAAATCGGTAGGATTGGATAAATCCTCTTCAGTATAGTCGACATATTCAAATCCGTCAAAGCCCATATCAAGAGATCTTAATGCTTTTTGGAATGCCTCTTCAAAGGTTCTTCCAATAGCCATTACTTCCCCTGTTGCTTTCATTTGAACTCCAACCTGACGGCTGATTCCTTTAAATTTATCAAAAGGCCATCTTGGAATTTTAATTACGACATAATCAATAGCCG contains:
- the carB gene encoding carbamoyl-phosphate synthase large subunit yields the protein MPVDKDIKKVLIIGSGPIQIGQAAEFDYSGSQACKSLREEGIETVLVNSNPATIQTDIDMADTVYTEPLTPEVVAKIIKEEEIDAILPTMGGQTGLNIATGLGDLGLLEGIKVLGSDVQTIKDVEDRDLFANLMEEIGEEIPKCHAVESVDDALKAVEDIGYPVIVRPAFTLGGTGGGIAHNEEELIEIANHGLDMSFINQVLIDESVLGWKEIEFEVMRDKEDTCIIVCTMENIDPMGIHTGDSVVVAPIQNLCDETIQKMRDASIKIIRALGIRGGCNIQFALNPETDEYKVIEVNPRVSRSSALASKATGYPIAKISSKIALGMTLDEIKNDITKETPASFEPAIDYVVIKIPRWPFDKFKGISRQVGVQMKATGEVMAIGRTFEEAFQKALRSLDMGFDGFEYVDYTEEDLSNPTDLIYFQIYSAIKDGMDIDKIRELTKIDNFFLYKIRNIVNFENDVTCEKLNDEYYLRKAKQLGFSNKRLADLADQTEEYVRNLLSRYNIKQSYKMVDTCAAEFEAKTPYYYSSYDVGNELVSTTKKKVVILGAGPIRIGQGIEFDYCCVHSSLALKEDGIETILINNNPETVSTDYDISDKLFFEPLTFEDVMGVIEQEKPDGVIVQFGGQTSINLAVPLANAGVKILGTPYESIDRVEDRELFADLLEKLHIHQAPYGTANSFDEAREIAERITFPVLVRPSYVIGGRAMEIVYDNNELEEYMKEAVKVSPEHPILVDKFLEDAIELDVDILCDGEDVFIAGIMEHIEEAGVHSGDSACVIPPQTIPVHILDTIRENSRKLALELDVKGLMNIQYAVKLDEEMVYIIEANPRASRTVPFVSKAIGVPLAKVATWIMHGAKLKDFGLTKEIKIDHVAVKESVFPFLKLPESDTVLGPEMKSTGESIGIDENFGMAFYKSQLSAGMELPQEGTIFMSVKELDKKKIRPIADKAANLGFKIMATEGTGDSTGLDDVQKVLKVSQGSPNIRDAILNNEVDLIINTSEGKQSAQDGYIIRRLAIELGIPYVTTLAGARAALNAIEAVQNNEINVKSLNKYADGE